TTCCTACATTTTTAATAGCATAATTAGAAACCTTATTTGCTATAGATTTAACGCTAGGAACAGTTCGGAAAATATATTTGCCAACACTATCAAGATTTTGAGCATAGCTAGTAGGAGATACCATTACTAAGCCATCTTTTTGATATATTGGAGCTGCGGAGAGGGAAGCATTACTAGAATTATGTCCTACGACAGCTAAAATGTTTTGATCTTTGACAAACTCAGAGGCAAGCAATGCAGCTTTACTTGGGTTGTTGTCATCATTAGCAATAGCGACTTCCAACGCTTTGCCATTAATACCACTACTATTATTTACCTCATCCTGTACTTGAGCCACACCACGCAGCATTTCTTTTGCTACATTTGGGTTTGTACCAATCGGTACGCTCACAGCAATTTTGAGCCGTTCTCCTTTCTGACGAGCTTTAGTATTATTCAAGTAAATTAATGCTTCTGGGTCAGTAGGATTAGTTTTTCGATAAGCATCAAACTTTTCAATAGCAGTGTTACAATCACCTTTAGCAAATGCTTGAACTCCAGCTTCTTTATCAAGGTTTGTATCTTGTTTCAATAAAATTTCTTCACCCAAGCTAATTCTATCGACCATAATATACTCCTCTTTGACACAAGAATTTACTATAGGCTGAACTACAGGTTGAGGTTGATATCGAATATTAAATAAGTAGACTACAGCACCACCAAAAACTACTCCGATTACTCCAATAATGCACGCTCCTATGTAATATGAAAAATTCCTATTTTGGAAACGTGGAGGATGAACAACTACCGGAGATGCGGTAAGTTGGTGTTCAGTAATTAAAGAAGCTTCGATTAGGGCTATATCTTCATCTCTGAGCCCTAAACGTTGCTGAACACGTTTCAAATTAGCGCGAGTTCTATCACTCGCAGGAAACCCATGTTTAATCTCGTCGCGGAAAGCTAGCTCATATTGCTGCAATTTTTTCTTTTTATCTTCTATAGGTGCTAAAACCTGAGTTTCAATTGCCGCAGCCTGTTCAGGTGTTAGTTTTAATGTCTCTTGTAAACCTACCAATGCAGCACGACCAGCAACAGAAATTTCACCGTTACCTCCCTCTACCCAATACTCAACTTCTCGACGATATGTGAGCATGGGATCATTACTTGGTGCTTTAGCAAGCTTAATTTTATAACCTTCTTTGATAGCGTATATCTCCGGTTTCATAGCCGGAGTGCTTTCTTGCACTTTCTTGGTAGCATACTCATGCAATTCATCAACAGAGATAAAAGCATCTTGATCACGATCTGCTGCACCAGTTTCTAGCCCCTCCACTATGTAGCGGGTGTAAGTTGAGTTATCTGTTCCTTGCTGTTCAAAAGAATACTGGGTTGAAGTCGAAGATGTGAGAATAGCCCGTCCTTCGCCACCCAATTGGTTTTTGACATCCACAAAACCATCATCTCTTGCTAACATCCCCTCAGCAAACGCACCACTAAAGCAACAATCAAGAATCACTACCTCACGTTTGGAGCGACTATTGCTCATGACTTCATGCACAAAGCTAGCTAGTACTGTTGTTGCCTTAATCGGTACTCCTCTATCTGTTTTGCGAGTATTGCGAGTAGCAAAGTAAAGTTTGCCGCTTTCATCTTTGATTCCGTGACCAGAGAAAAATAGCAAAACGAGGTCATCTCTTTGACGATCAGCAAACAAGATTTCAATAGCTTCCGCCATCTCATGTTGTTGAGGATTCAGCAGTACTTTTACATCATCAAAACCGCCAATCTCTGGATTCTGCAAAACTCGCTGCATTGCCTCAACATCTTTTATTGTCGCTGGCAATGGGGTAAGACCAGGCTCATACTCACTGACTCCAATTAGCAGTGCTACTTTCACCATCTCGTTATTGTTCCTTACTGCTGGAATTACTTAGTTACCTGCGACAAACTTTTGCGCTTGTTCAATGACTGCGGTTAACTCTTGCTGGCTGTTAGCTTTAACTTTTAGCTTTTTCCCGTTGGCTTCTACTTCCAATTCAATTGGTTTGTTACCCAGGCGATCGCGCAAAAATCCCAAAACTTTCTTAAAATTGGCTAGGCTTACCTCAGTCTGCAAAACTCCTACCAGAAAACCTCCAACAGACTTTGCTCCTTGGGGTGTTTTTGTCACTGCTACGAGTTCTGCACTTTCTACATCTAAGTCTTTTATCTCTCGCAGGAAATTTCGCGTTTCTCGCTCCTGCTCTTCTGCATCTAAGTCGGGATTGGGAAGAGCGATCGTCAGTTTGACGTTAGATTCAGAACTCATTTTGTATCCTTTCAGGTTTTAAGCAATTGACTGTCAGCAGTGATTTACACAATATTTATATTGAAACCACATCTTCTATGTAAATTTCCTGAAAATTTTCTCATATTTTTACAAATATTTTTTATTTTTAGGTAAAAATCGGTAGAAACAGCAGTTATTCGCCCTTCCCTCTAACTCGAAGCACTGGTATAAAAACGCAACGCAAACCGCCAAAAGCAAGTAGAAATAAAAAATAACCCTAATGCTAATCCCACTGCACCTATTAGCCAAGTAATTTGTCCGCGACCCAGCATAGCTTCTGCTGGCACAGTAGTTAAAAAAGCTACGGGTACTACGAATGTAAAGAAAAAGCGGTAAGCAGCAGGGTAAGCTGCGATCGGATATCTTCCTGCTTCCAATAAACCTCGTAATACTTCAGTAACGTTGTATATTTTCACAAACCAGATGCTAGTGGCACCTAGCATAAACCACAAGCTATAAAGAATTACCAAACCCAACAATAAGGGTACTGCACTGACTAGATAGTTGTTGAGAGTTAAACCAAGGCGCGTACCTGCATAACCAATAATCGCACTACCAAAAACTAAATCGGGTAGTCCCCAAGGCGACAGGGTATGAGTAGAAAGCCAAAACTGACTGCGGATAGGTTTGAGCAGCACAAAGTCTAAAGTACCTTCTTGCACGTGGCGGACAATGCTATTTAGGTTCGGAGCTAGAAATGTAGAAGAAAAACCTTGTAGCAGAGTAAAAATACCCAGTACAACTAAAGCGGCGTTCCATGACCAGCCAGCAAAAGTGTAGCCAGTACGGTAAAACAAGAATAGCCCAAACAGGCTACCCGCCAGATTACCTAAGCTAGTGATGGTAGCGACGATAAAGTTAACGCGATATTCCATCTCAGCTGCGATCGCAGTACTCCAAAATAGTTTTAAAACTTGCAAATATCTCTGCATCTTGCACCCTTAACCGAAAACCTACCGATTGCCATGAGTTTTTTGTAGAGTCAACAATATATTCACGTAATCTTAATATTATTTTGCATCACGAAAAATTGCCGAACGTTAAGATGTTGTATGTTTATGCTTAAAAGGTACGATATTCTATGCATTTCGATTTACCGGCATTAATTAAATCACTCGGCTATTTCGGTGTATGGGGAATTATATTTGCTGAGTCTGGGTTATTAATTGGTTTTTTTCTGCCTGGCGATAGTTTATTATTTACTGCTGGATTTGTCGCTTCTCAGCAACTATTAAACATTTGGATTTTAATTATTGGTGCTTTTATCTGTGCAGTTCTCGGTGATAATGTTGGTTACACTACTGGATATAGATTTGGCAGAAAATTATTTAGCAAAGAAGATTCATGGTTATTTCATAAAAAGCATATTTATAAAACCCAAAGTTTTTATCAAAAACATGGTAAAAAAACCATTGTTTTAGCACGTTTCGTACCGATTGTTAGGACTTTTGCACCTATCGTTGCAGGTATTGGTGCCATGCATTATCGGACATTTATGTCTTATAACTTGATTGGTGGTTTCTTGTGGACATTTGGAATTACCTTTCTAGGATTTTTCTTAGGAAAATCTTTGCCAGCCGAACAAGTTGATAAATATCTATTACCGATTATTGGATTAATTATCGTGATTTCTTTGCTGCCATCGATTATTCATATAATTCAAGAAAATAGAGGCAATAAATAATCAAATTACTTTCGATGCTTACCTGAGCTAGGTATAAGAGACTTTCAAATCAAAGAAACGATCCCATTGTTATAAATCTATAGGAGTCTCGGAAGACAAGGGGAGCAATGGTAAATGAAAGGCTTGTTGAGCAAATATGCAGCTTAAATGCATTACAGCGGATTTTGGTGAGACTCCCTTAGCAAATTGGAATTTTCATACATTCTCTAATGCTTCTAGTAGAAGAGATAGTTAATGAGAAATGCATATACTGCAATTACCAAGCAATAGTTTGACAAGCTTCTAGTAAAAGACCTGCTAGAAGCTTTTTCTTAATTCCTGAGTGGCATCTATCTATAGATATATAAATCCGATTTTATTGCAGAAATTACTCATAGCACAAGAGAACTGGTCACAGGCAATAAGGGAAATTTAAGTATATAAATTTTGTAAAGGTTTAATAGTAGTCTTATATACCAGTAATTTATATATTCCTCAAGGTATTCAATAATTAGTTCTGTTGATAGATTGGCTGCTTCTAGCATGACTGTTACTATTTTTTTCAGTAAAAACCTTTAATAAACAGTGAACTTATGAACATTATTGCTTGGATTGTTTTAGGTCTGATTGCTGGTGCTATTGCTAAAGCCATTTATCCTGGCCGTCAAGGCGGTGGCATTCTGGCAACAATCATCTTAGGGATCATCGGTGCATTTATTGGCGGTAGCCTGGGCATATTATTCACTACAGGTAGATTAGCTTTAGCAGCTCCTACTCTGAGTATTCCTGGGATCTTTGTGGCAGTTATTGGCGCGATTATTGCTGTCTTCTTGTGGAACTTACTAAACCGCCACAGCGCCGTGTAAAAATCAGGTTGCGGACGAATGATTGTAGAAATCTGCAAATCTGTTTAATTATTTTTGAATCTTTCTTGAGTCAAACTGAAACAGTAGCGCTTACCTAGTATTGCAGGTAGCGCTATTATTTTTTTGTGCAAATCGCTTCAAGGATGAGACACAGAACAGCCTTAAGAAGAACTCTCATAGGATATGCCTTGCGATCGCACTTTTAATTTAAATTCATCTAGCAAGAATTTAACGAGCGTTCTCACCTCAGTTTAAAGGCATAAAGATGAATTTGTAGGCTATGATATTTTGTAAAAAATTACACTTTATTATAGAAAGTATTTTTACTTATTAGGTTTTGTTTATTGCTCTAGCGACAGGGTAGCAGCTAGTGTAAACCTCTGTAGTCAAGGAGATTCCGTAAAATCATCTATTTATGCAATGCCTTTTTTTCTTTTGGCAACGGATAACTTAATTTACAATCTATTGTGATCTGACCTACAGGAACAAAAATCTCAGCTACTATTCAAACAGCCAGGATTGCAAAAGGGAAACGCGAACGGAACTCATAAATGAAGTGTAAGGAGTGTTAAAGTGACTGCCCAGAGGATATCGCAAGTTTTACAAGCAGTAATCATTATAGTTGTGATTGCTACAGGGGGTTTAAGTCTGACTTTGCTAAAGGGTGGGCTACTCCATGAATTAGCAACTAACAAGCCAACTAATCACAATGTCAAAGGTGGGACTAAAAATTTAACATCTCAAAATACTGCACCCGCCAAAAATTTAATTGTAGAAGTGCCAAAGCCATTTCAGGGACAAACCATTTATCATGCAAATCTGAAGCCGAATGACAAACTAGTTGCTCTAACTTTTGATGATGGCCCGGGCCCGAAAAATACCGCACAGGTACTAGAGATTTTAAAGAAAAATCATATTAAAGCTACGTTTTTTTTTCTTGGGGAAATGGTGCAAACTTATCCCCAAATCGCCAAACAAGTCGTAGCTGATGGTCATGCCCTTGGTAATCATACCTGGCATCATTGGTATCGTCAGATGGATACAGCTACGGCGGCTAGTGAAATCGATCGCACAGCAGATATTATCTATAAAACTACAGGAGTCAAAACCGCATTGTTCCGTCCTCCTGGAGGATACCTGCATAATGGATTAGCTGACTACGCCAAAAGTCAGAATTACGCTGTCATGATGTGGTCAAGTCTTACAGGGGATGCTGACCGTCATGTACCACAGGTGCCAGGAATGATCAAAAATGTAGTTAATAATGCCAAACCAGGCTCAATTGTGTTGATGCACGATGGTGGTGGTAATCATTCTCGGACTGTGAAAGCTTTACCAGGAATTATTGCTGGTCTGAAAGCTAAAGGTTATAAATGCGTGACAGTATCGGAACTGCTAGAAATGCAAGCTAAAGAAGAAGCAACAGCAATCAAACCTTCACCTGCGGTGACAAAGGATGAACAAGTAAAGCACTAAGTAGCGAATAGCTTGGTAAATACTCTACGTTAACCTTTGTGTTTTTCTGCGTTTAAAAACGTTACGAACTTATGCCAAGCGGTAATAATACCATTTCACATTAATCATGATACAAATACATCGGTAAGGGCATGGCAATGCGATGCCCCTACGAAAAATCTATCAATATCATAGTTTCTGTTAATTGGTATAAGACAACTTCATAAATTTTGATTTTTGAATTTTTAATGTTGCAGCCTCCATCTTTTCAAGCTATTACCCAGCGTCCGGCATTAAAATTACCCAATAATGCCAGAGTTGCAGTCTGGGTAGTAATGAATGTCGAACACTTCACCTTTGGCAAACTCGGAACCGCAATTCAACCCCATTTAAATAGCTACCCAGAAATTGCTAATTATGCTTGGCGAGACTATGGAAATCGTGTAGGTATTTGGCGATTGTTTGAACTATTTGCTGAGTTAGAAATTCCGGTAACAGCCGCAGTTAACGGCGAAATTTGTACGCTTTATCCAGAAATAATTACAGCCATACGACAATATGGTTGGGAAATAATGGCGCATGGGATTAATAATTCCACTGGGCATAGTGGAATGAATATGCAAGTAGAAACAGAGATAATTAATCAAACTCTAGATTTACTGCGTCAAGCAACGGGTAAAACTCCTCAAGGTTGGTTAACCCCTGGCTTTTCGATTACAGAATCAACTTTTGAAATTTTACATAATGCCGGAATTGTGTACACTGCTGATTGGGTAAATGATGACCAACCCTATTGGTATCCTTTACCTAATAACGATCGCTTGCTGGCTATTCCTTACACTATAGAAGCAAATGATATTACTTTATGTTTAAGTAACCGATTTTCGGGTGCAGAATTTGCCCAAGCTATTGAAGACCAATTTGACCAACTGTGGCAAGAAGGCAAAAATCAACCAAGAGTAATGGCAATTGGCTTGCATCCATTTATTGTTGGTCAACCACTACGCCTAAAATATTTAAAGCAGTGTTTGTTACATATTAAAAATCAACCTCAGACCTGGTTAACTACAGGTGAAGGTATTTATGAGTGGATTAATAAACTCTAGATAATTAATATTCATTTATCTAAGCTCTAAAATTAAAAATATGGATGTTTCGCAAACTAATATTTTAAAAATCCCTGTAATTGATGCCAATACAGAAAATACCAAACCCTATGGGCATCTTCTAGGTGATGATGTGAGTAAACCTGGGTTAGGAATTCCCTTTTATCAAGGACGAGTATTAGAAGGCGAAAATATTGACTTTACTTATCGGGGAACGGCAACTTTTAGAACTGCAAAAATCTTACCAGGATATCCCTCAATTATTTGGTTAGAACGCCATATGCACATGACCCAAATGTTTATTGGTTTGGGACAAGCACCATTTATTATGGTGATGGCACCACCTAATCATGAAAATGGCGAAAACTTGCCTAATTTAAATCAAGTACAAGCACTGCGGTTTCCTGCTGGTTATGGACTGTTGTTGCATATTGGCACTTGGCATGATTTTCCCATAGCGTGCGATCGCCCTGTGGTAATTCTCACCGCTAATTCTGATGAAGTTGTCACCGCTTTGAGTCAAATGCAGATACCAGGCGAAATGAATCAAGGCGATGTGTATAAAATATCGCTGCTCAAAAGATTAAATTGTGAAATTCAGTTGGATGTTGATTAATGTCCTTTGTCCTAACTTGAAAAAAGGCTTTGGGTAGAAGGCGTAATAGCAATTGAGTACTCCGAAATGGCAATTGAGTACTCCGAAATCGCAATTGTAGTACTCAAAATGGCAATTAAGGACTCCGAAATCGCAATTGTAGTAACCAAAATGGCAATCGAGTACTCCGAAATCGCAATCGAGTACTCCGAAATTGCAATTGTAGTATCCGAAATAGCTATTGTAGTCTCTAAAATGGCAATTGAGTACTCGAAAATCGAAGCGCTAGCGTCTCACTTCAAAATACTTGATTTCTTTGCGGTAAAAATTTAGAACACACAGGTAAAGGATTTTTTGATTTAAAATTACTGACTAGTCTTATTGAGTTGGTTATTTTAACAATCTGTAATATTTCACTAGTTACTAGCTAAATAAACAACTTCAGCAATCGGAGTCAGCGTAGAAACGCAGTTTTCAGTTTACAAAACGAAAGAATTGTGGGGTTAATTAGTAATTAGGAATTATGTTGAAATTGATCCCCATTGATTTTTAGTTCCATGTCCAACGACGGCTATTAGCATAGGTCTTTACCCGTTTTTAGCGGCTTCACTTGCTTAAAGTTAGAGGATTTTGGCATGAAGAACCAATACATTCCCTGGAAACTAGTACTGCTTCTCTACGAAACGCTGCGCGAAGGTAATATTCATCTGAAGAGTTTGATTTTCTACTAGCTTGGACAGAAGAAAGTTGGTTAGATTACACCTAATTTGATTTTCATCTCCTTATGGGGATGAATACAAAGTAAAATATTTAACGTTATTTGCAAAGCAAGCAGCGATGGCAAGAGCAGCTACATCTACCAGTCGCAAAGCCAAGTCCAAGTCTGTGTCAGCTTCTTCTCTTCCCACTTGGACAGATGACACTGAATTGGTAGGATTGGTGTTTGACCTTGAGGCAACTAGTTCTAGTAGCCTCTATTCTCAGTACACAATTGGACTTCATGCCTGGTTTTTAGATCGAGTAAGGCAATTAAACCCGGAACTTTCTGCTTACCTCCATGATGGGGAGTCAGAAAAGCCTTTCAATATTTCGGCGCTGGAAGGTCAACTTCTTCCTACTGGCAAACAACTGCAACTAGAAGCTAAACAAATTTATCGTTGGCATGTCAACGCTCTGTCTCAAAGAGTAGCGCAGTTTCTTAGCCAATGGTTAACTCAATTACCGCAAACTTTGGCTTTAAGAGATGCACCTTTGCAAATCAAACAGGTGAGTATTGCTCATCCACCCACCACTTACGCGCAATTGTTGCAGTCATCTGTAGAGAAAAAAGCTAGTGTCAGTCTGAGTTTTGTTTCACCTACCAGCTTTCGCCGCAAAGGTCATCATTTTCCTCTTCCCGTTCCTGTAAATCTGTTTCACAGTTACCTGCGGCGTTGGAATGATTTTTCGGGAATGTTTGTCGAACCAGAGTCTTTTTTGGAATGGATAGATGAAGGGGTAATTATCCACCAGCACCGCTTAGAGTCAGTCAAAGTAGCGGCGGGTAAACGCGGTTCGGTGACTGGTTTCACAGGTGCAATTTCTTGTGGTTTAAGTAAAGCTGCTTTGGCTAACACTGAATTTACCCAGTTGTTTTACGCCTTAGTCAAACTTGCGCCTTACTGCGGTACGGGACATAAAACTACTTTTGGGTTGGGACAAACGCGCTTAGAATGGCTGGAACCAGAACCAACTACGCCTACGCAATTGCTAACAAATCTCTTGGGAGAACGTATTGCGGAATTGACAGCCTTATTTACTGCTCAACGCAAACGCACAGGAGGCGATCGCACTGATAAAATTGCTTCTACATGGGCAACGATTTTGGCACGGCGGGAAATGGGAGAATCTTTGCAAGTAATCGCCGAAGATTTAGAGATGCCCTATACTACCGTGAAAACCTACGTCAAATTAGCTCGTCGGGCGCTCAAGCAAGAAAATCAGGATTGAATAAATCAATCAGCTTTGCTTTGCAAACACCATTAAATGCTGTTGCGGTAACAGGTTTTTGGTTTCACGCCAAACTAAACCTACAGCTTGCATTTCTTGACGGACTTGCTTTTGCGTCATTTTGTGCAGGCGTTTAATCAGAATAAAGGGATTTTCGCCCCGATATTCTACTAAAACTACCCTTCCACCTGGCTTAAGTGCTTTAACTATACCTTGCATTACTTCTTGGGGATAAGCAAACTCGTGATAAGCATCCACCATCAGCGCTAAATCAATGCTTGCAGGTGGTAGGTTGGGGTTGGTCAGGGTGGCTAAGACAGGTTCAACGTTAGTAATATTATTTTCTTTTTTAAGCAACTCAATAATATCCAGCATTTCTGGCTGAATATCTACAGCTAACACTTTCCCTTCGGTTAATAATGGCGCGATACGGAAACTCATGTAGCCTGTACCAGCACCAATATCTGCTACTACATCGCTAGGTTTGAGGTTAAGGACGCTGACTATCTTGCTTGGCTGTTCCTCGGCTTCGCGATTAGGTCTTTCCAACCAGCCTGCGCCTGTATGTCCCATCACCTGCGCAATTTCTCTACCCATGTAGTATTTGCCAATACCATCGGGGCTATGGATAGTGCGCTGTTCGTAAGCTATGGCTGTGTTATTCACACTAAGTAGAAAACTCAGGATGATAACCAAGATTAATACAACACCAACCTTTGAAGAAGTTCCCCTTCTGCCTCCTGCCATCTGCCCCCTGCCTTAGTTTACTTCCACACTCACTATAGTGACTTTTGCCTTGGCAGATGTAGTATTGTCGCCCAGAAAAAGTAAATTAGGTGTGGTGTAAGGATTTTTATAACCCGGTGGTGGCGTGAAACCTGTATATTGTCGCAGCTTACCTTGAAGAATTGGAGCAACAATTCCGGTGACGGACAGTTGATAGTTAGTATCTTTGACGGTTAGCTTATATGTTTTTGCTGAAGCCTTCGTGTCATAAGCAACATTTTCGCCACGAGTAAAGCCGACATCCTGCGCCCAAATGCTGTTTTCCCAGAAACTCAATTCTATACCGTAGGGTTGCTGTTCGTTAGCCAACTTGTTAGAGATCGCCATCATACTAAAGCCAGCGCGATTATTGGAACTGTGGCTTTCAGAATTAATTTGCACTCTAAAAGTGATGGTGTAACCTTTAATGCGATCTAAAGTCACCGGAGATTGGCGGAAATATCCAGCATAATTGGCGTTAGTGCCGCTAGTATCGAGAATCGTACCATTAGTTGTGGCGATCGCAGTCGGTGCAGGAGGTACAGCACTCCAAAGATACATCCATCCTTGTTGAGCTAATGTTTGGCTAGGAATTGATAAGCCGTTATACAGTACAGCCGCAATCGCAGCATTGCTTCCTATGAGTACAGCAAAGCCAGCAGTCACAGCAGCTAGAGGTGTTTTCATTGGTTGTTGATTACAAAGGTATTATTTGACTGTTACGGTAGTGCTATCCCTGCGATCGCGGTTCAAATTATACCTTTGATTGGGGTTTTTTCTCACGCAAAACTGCGGAGACGCAGACAATTTGATGTCCTGTAAATTACCTTAATATGTCATTGCGAGTGGAACAAAGTGAAACGTAGCAATCTCAGTGTTTTTGGGATTGCTACTCTACGGTCGCAATGACGGTTATTTGAACGAAGATGATATAAAGAGACGATATCAAGTTAAATTACGAAGGAGTCAAGGCGGCTACTAAACCATTGTTCGCCAACGCGCTCTGCGATTAATGGTCTGACGGTAAACTTGGGTGGAGTGCCGTCATTAACGTCAATGCGCACGCAAGAATAAGAAAGTTGCTTTTGAAAAGCGTAGTCTTTGCGTCCTACATAGAGATGGGAATCTGCGACTTTGCGAGTGGGGCTACCAGGAACCTCGG
The genomic region above belongs to Calothrix sp. NIES-2098 and contains:
- a CDS encoding polysaccharide deacetylase family protein, producing the protein MLQPPSFQAITQRPALKLPNNARVAVWVVMNVEHFTFGKLGTAIQPHLNSYPEIANYAWRDYGNRVGIWRLFELFAELEIPVTAAVNGEICTLYPEIITAIRQYGWEIMAHGINNSTGHSGMNMQVETEIINQTLDLLRQATGKTPQGWLTPGFSITESTFEILHNAGIVYTADWVNDDQPYWYPLPNNDRLLAIPYTIEANDITLCLSNRFSGAEFAQAIEDQFDQLWQEGKNQPRVMAIGLHPFIVGQPLRLKYLKQCLLHIKNQPQTWLTTGEGIYEWINKL
- a CDS encoding CRISPR-associated protein Cas6, which translates into the protein MARAATSTSRKAKSKSVSASSLPTWTDDTELVGLVFDLEATSSSSLYSQYTIGLHAWFLDRVRQLNPELSAYLHDGESEKPFNISALEGQLLPTGKQLQLEAKQIYRWHVNALSQRVAQFLSQWLTQLPQTLALRDAPLQIKQVSIAHPPTTYAQLLQSSVEKKASVSLSFVSPTSFRRKGHHFPLPVPVNLFHSYLRRWNDFSGMFVEPESFLEWIDEGVIIHQHRLESVKVAAGKRGSVTGFTGAISCGLSKAALANTEFTQLFYALVKLAPYCGTGHKTTFGLGQTRLEWLEPEPTTPTQLLTNLLGERIAELTALFTAQRKRTGGDRTDKIASTWATILARREMGESLQVIAEDLEMPYTTVKTYVKLARRALKQENQD
- a CDS encoding extracellular ligand-binding receptor, encoding MVKVALLIGVSEYEPGLTPLPATIKDVEAMQRVLQNPEIGGFDDVKVLLNPQQHEMAEAIEILFADRQRDDLVLLFFSGHGIKDESGKLYFATRNTRKTDRGVPIKATTVLASFVHEVMSNSRSKREVVILDCCFSGAFAEGMLARDDGFVDVKNQLGGEGRAILTSSTSTQYSFEQQGTDNSTYTRYIVEGLETGAADRDQDAFISVDELHEYATKKVQESTPAMKPEIYAIKEGYKIKLAKAPSNDPMLTYRREVEYWVEGGNGEISVAGRAALVGLQETLKLTPEQAAAIETQVLAPIEDKKKKLQQYELAFRDEIKHGFPASDRTRANLKRVQQRLGLRDEDIALIEASLITEHQLTASPVVVHPPRFQNRNFSYYIGACIIGVIGVVFGGAVVYLFNIRYQPQPVVQPIVNSCVKEEYIMVDRISLGEEILLKQDTNLDKEAGVQAFAKGDCNTAIEKFDAYRKTNPTDPEALIYLNNTKARQKGERLKIAVSVPIGTNPNVAKEMLRGVAQVQDEVNNSSGINGKALEVAIANDDNNPSKAALLASEFVKDQNILAVVGHNSSNASLSAAPIYQKDGLVMVSPTSYAQNLDSVGKYIFRTVPSVKSIANKVSNYAIKNVGKTNFLICVDYQGIDNQSFNREFVQAIKAMGGQINPTECDVSARNFNPSNVISKALSSGANGLVLGLYIDKIKEGLAIVESNQGKLTVFGSPTLFTEETLKEGKGINGLIISTPWHSTAFPNNPFLQNSQTLWRAPVNWRTATAYDATKAIIAGLQQNSTRDGLQQVLHSPNFSVEGATGEIQFSLNGDRINNPIFLVKIQQKSGKNEYEFVPVQP
- a CDS encoding Na-Ca exchanger/integrin-beta4, whose amino-acid sequence is MKTPLAAVTAGFAVLIGSNAAIAAVLYNGLSIPSQTLAQQGWMYLWSAVPPAPTAIATTNGTILDTSGTNANYAGYFRQSPVTLDRIKGYTITFRVQINSESHSSNNRAGFSMMAISNKLANEQQPYGIELSFWENSIWAQDVGFTRGENVAYDTKASAKTYKLTVKDTNYQLSVTGIVAPILQGKLRQYTGFTPPPGYKNPYTTPNLLFLGDNTTSAKAKVTIVSVEVN
- a CDS encoding type 11 methyltransferase yields the protein MAGGRRGTSSKVGVVLILVIILSFLLSVNNTAIAYEQRTIHSPDGIGKYYMGREIAQVMGHTGAGWLERPNREAEEQPSKIVSVLNLKPSDVVADIGAGTGYMSFRIAPLLTEGKVLAVDIQPEMLDIIELLKKENNITNVEPVLATLTNPNLPPASIDLALMVDAYHEFAYPQEVMQGIVKALKPGGRVVLVEYRGENPFILIKRLHKMTQKQVRQEMQAVGLVWRETKNLLPQQHLMVFAKQS
- a CDS encoding polysaccharide deacetylase — its product is MTAQRISQVLQAVIIIVVIATGGLSLTLLKGGLLHELATNKPTNHNVKGGTKNLTSQNTAPAKNLIVEVPKPFQGQTIYHANLKPNDKLVALTFDDGPGPKNTAQVLEILKKNHIKATFFFLGEMVQTYPQIAKQVVADGHALGNHTWHHWYRQMDTATAASEIDRTADIIYKTTGVKTALFRPPGGYLHNGLADYAKSQNYAVMMWSSLTGDADRHVPQVPGMIKNVVNNAKPGSIVLMHDGGGNHSRTVKALPGIIAGLKAKGYKCVTVSELLEMQAKEEATAIKPSPAVTKDEQVKH